One part of the Arabidopsis thaliana chromosome 4, partial sequence genome encodes these proteins:
- the FCA gene encoding flowering time control protein FCA (RNA binding;abscisic acid binding; CONTAINS InterPro DOMAIN/s: RNA recognition motif, RNP-1 (InterPro:IPR000504), WW/Rsp5/WWP (InterPro:IPR001202), Ribonucleoprotein, BRUNO-like (InterPro:IPR015903), Nucleotide-binding, alpha-beta plait (InterPro:IPR012677); BEST Arabidopsis thaliana protein match is: flowering time control protein-related / FCA gamma-related (TAIR:AT2G47310.1).) yields the protein MESDYSVRPTTPPVQQPLSGQKRGYPISDHGSFTGTDVSDRSSTVKLFVGSVPRTATEEEIRPYFEQHGNVLEVALIKDKRTGQQQGCCFVKYATSKDADRAIRALHNQITLPGGTGPVQVRYADGERERIGTLEFKLFVGSLNKQATEKEVEEIFLQFGHVEDVYLMRDEYRQSRGCGFVKYSSKETAMAAIDGLNGTYTMRGCNQPLIVRFAEPKRPKPGESREMAPPVGLGSGPRFQASGPRPTSNFGDSSGDVSHTNPWRPATSRNVGPPSNTGIRGAGSDFSPKPGQATLPSNQGGPLGGYGVPPLNPLPVPGVSSSATLQQQNRAAGQHITPLKKPLHSPQGLPLPLRPQTNFPGAQAPLQNPYAYSSQLPTSQLPPQQNISRATAPQTPLNINLRPTTVSSATVQFPPRSQQQPLQKMQHPPSELAQLLSQQTQSLQATFQSSQQAISQLQQQVQSMQQPNQNLPLSQNGRAGKQQWAGSAIPRVASTTGSTPVSYVQTAAPAVSQSVGSVKCTWTEHTSPDGFKYYYNGLTGESKWEKPEEMIVFEREQQKQQQHQEKPTIQQSQTQLQPLQQQPQQVQQQYQGQQLQQPFYSSLYPTPGASHNTQYPSLPVGQNSQFPMSGIGQNAQDYARTHIPVGAASMNDISRTQQSRQSPQELMWKNKA from the exons ATGGAGTCTGATTATTCTGTAAGACCGACTACACCGCCGGTCCAGCAGCCTCTTTCCGGTCAGAAAAGAGGGTATCCTATCTCAGACCATGGCAGCTTTACTGGAACTG ATGTCTCTGATCGTAGCAGTACAGTCAAGCTTTTTGTTGGATCTGTACCAAGGACAgctacagaagaagaa ATCCGTCCCTATTTCGAACAGCATGGAAATGTTCTGGAGGTTGCTCTGATCAAGGACAAGAGAACTGGACAGCAGCAAG GCtgttgttttgtaaaatatgCAACTTCGAAAGATGCGGATAGAGCCATCAGAGCACTGCACAATCAGATCACTCTTCCTGGG GGAACTGGTCCTGTTCAAGTTCGATATGCTGACGGGGAGAGAGAACGCATAG GCACCCTAGAGTTTAAGCTTTTTGTTGGTTCACTAAACAAGCAAGCCACTGAAAAAGAAGTTGAGGAG ATCTTTTTACAATTTGGTCATGTGGAAGATGTCTATCTCATGCGGGATGAATATAGACAGAGTCGTG GATGTGGGTTTGTTAAATATTCAAGCAAAGAGACGGCAATGGCAGCTATCGATGGTCTCAACGGAACTTATACCATGAGA GGTTGCAATCAGCCATTGATTGTTCGGTTTGCTGAGCCAAAGAGGCCTAAACCTGGCGAGTCAAG GGAAATGGCACCTCCTGTTGGACTTGGTTCAGGGCCTCGTTTTCAAGCTTCAGGACCAAG GCCTACCTCTAACTTTGGTGACTCTAGTGGGGATGTAAGCCACACAAATCCTTGGCGTCCAGCTACTTCACGAAACGTAGGCCCACCTAGTAACACTGGGATCCGTGGTGCCGGTAGTGACTTTTCCCCTAAACCAGGTCAAGCAACATTGCCTTCAAATCAG GGTGGCCCGTTAGGTGGTTATGGTGTTCCTCCCCTTAACCCTCTCCCAGTCCCTGGAGTTTCATCTTCTGCCACATTGCAACAG CAAAATCGGGCAGCTGGCCAGCATATAACACCATTAAAAAAACCTCTTCACAGTCCACAGGGTCTCCCTCTCCCCCTCCGTCCGCAAACTAATTTCCCTGGGGCCCAGGCACCCTTGCAGAATCCTTATGCTTATAGCAGCCAGTTGCCTACCTCTCAGCTGCCACCACAGCAAAACATCAGTCGTGCAACTGCTCCTCAAACTCCTTTGAACATTAATCTACGGCCAACAACTGTGTCTTCTGCAACTGTTCAATTTCCCCCTCGTTCCCAGCAGCAACCGCTACAAAAGATGCAACATCCTCCTTCTGAGCTAGCTCAGCTCTTGTCGCAGCAAACTCAGAGTCTACAAGCAACATTCCAATCGTCTCAGCAAGCAATTTCTCAGCTGCAGCAGCAGGTGCAGTCTATGCagcaaccaaaccaaaatttacCACTCTCACAGAATGGCCGAGCTGGTAAACAACAG TGGGCTGGATCTGCAATTCCAAGAGTGGCTAGCACCACTGGTTCGACACCAGTGAGCTATGTGCAAACAGCTGCACCTGCAGTAAGTCAGAGCGTAGGTTCTGTCAAATGTACCTGGACCGAGCATACCTCGCCTGATggatttaaatattattacaatGGTCTAACGGGTGAAAGCAAG TGGGAAAAACCTGAGGAAATGATAGTGTTCGAACGAGAGCAACAGAAACAGCAACAACATCAAGAGAAGCCAACTATACAGCAGTCCCAGACCCAATTACAGCCGTTGCAgcaacaaccacaacaagtTCAGCAGCAATATCAGGGCCAGCAATTACAGCAGCCGTTTTATTCTTCACTG TATCCAACTCCAGGGGCCAGCCATAATACTCAG TATCCATCATTGCCAGTAGGTCAAAATAGCCAG TTTCCTATGTCAGGAATTGGTCAGAATGCTCAG GATTATGCTCGGACACATATACCCGTGGGAGCTGCTTCAATGAATGATATATCAAGAACTCAACAG AGCCGTCAATCTCCCCAAGAACTCATGTGGAAGAATAAAGCTTGA
- the FCA gene encoding flowering time control protein FCA (FCA; CONTAINS InterPro DOMAIN/s: RNA recognition motif, RNP-1 (InterPro:IPR000504), Ribonucleoprotein, BRUNO-like (InterPro:IPR015903), WW/Rsp5/WWP (InterPro:IPR001202), Nucleotide-binding, alpha-beta plait (InterPro:IPR012677); BEST Arabidopsis thaliana protein match is: flowering time control protein-related / FCA gamma-related (TAIR:AT2G47310.1); Has 30201 Blast hits to 17322 proteins in 780 species: Archae - 12; Bacteria - 1396; Metazoa - 17338; Fungi - 3422; Plants - 5037; Viruses - 0; Other Eukaryotes - 2996 (source: NCBI BLink).), whose protein sequence is MNGPPDRVDFKPMGPHHGGSFRPMGFAYDDGFRPMGPNGGVGGEGTRSIVGARYNYPAKYPPSESPDRRRFIGKAMESDYSVRPTTPPVQQPLSGQKRGYPISDHGSFTGTDVSDRSSTVKLFVGSVPRTATEEEIRPYFEQHGNVLEVALIKDKRTGQQQGCCFVKYATSKDADRAIRALHNQITLPGGTGPVQVRYADGERERIGTLEFKLFVGSLNKQATEKEVEEIFLQFGHVEDVYLMRDEYRQSRGCGFVKYSSKETAMAAIDGLNGTYTMRGCNQPLIVRFAEPKRPKPGESREMAPPVGLGSGPRFQASGPRPTSNFGDSSGDVSHTNPWRPATSRNVGPPSNTGIRGAGSDFSPKPGQATLPSNQGGPLGGYGVPPLNPLPVPGVSSSATLQQQNRAAGQHITPLKKPLHSPQGLPLPLRPQTNFPGAQAPLQNPYAYSSQLPTSQLPPQQNISRATAPQTPLNINLRPTTVSSATVQFPPRSQQQPLQKMQHPPSELAQLLSQQTQSLQATFQSSQQAISQLQQQVQSMQQPNQNLPLSQNGRAGKQQWAGSAIPRVASTTGSTPVSYVQTAAPAVSQSVGSVKCTWTEHTSPDGFKYYYNGLTGESKWEKPEEMIVFEREQQKQQQHQEKPTIQQSQTQLQPLQQQPQQVQQQYQGQQLQQPFYSSLYPTPGASHNTQYPSLPVGQNSQFPMSGIGQNAQDYARTHIPVGAASMNDISRTQQSRQSPQELMWKNKA, encoded by the exons ATGAATGGTCCCCCAGATAGAGTAGATTTTAAGCCTATGGGTCCTCACCATGGTGGAAGTTTTCGGCCTATGGGGTTTGCCTACGATGATGGTTTTCGTCCAATGGGTCCTAACGGTGGTGTGGGAGGAGAAGGGACACGGTCAATTGTTGGAGCTCGGTATAACTATCCCGCGAAGTATCCTCCTTCAGAGAGTCCAGACAGGAGGAGATTTATCGGTAAAGCAATGGAGTCTGATTATTCTGTAAGACCGACTACACCGCCGGTCCAGCAGCCTCTTTCCGGTCAGAAAAGAGGGTATCCTATCTCAGACCATGGCAGCTTTACTGGAACTG ATGTCTCTGATCGTAGCAGTACAGTCAAGCTTTTTGTTGGATCTGTACCAAGGACAgctacagaagaagaa ATCCGTCCCTATTTCGAACAGCATGGAAATGTTCTGGAGGTTGCTCTGATCAAGGACAAGAGAACTGGACAGCAGCAAG GCtgttgttttgtaaaatatgCAACTTCGAAAGATGCGGATAGAGCCATCAGAGCACTGCACAATCAGATCACTCTTCCTGGG GGAACTGGTCCTGTTCAAGTTCGATATGCTGACGGGGAGAGAGAACGCATAG GCACCCTAGAGTTTAAGCTTTTTGTTGGTTCACTAAACAAGCAAGCCACTGAAAAAGAAGTTGAGGAG ATCTTTTTACAATTTGGTCATGTGGAAGATGTCTATCTCATGCGGGATGAATATAGACAGAGTCGTG GATGTGGGTTTGTTAAATATTCAAGCAAAGAGACGGCAATGGCAGCTATCGATGGTCTCAACGGAACTTATACCATGAGA GGTTGCAATCAGCCATTGATTGTTCGGTTTGCTGAGCCAAAGAGGCCTAAACCTGGCGAGTCAAG GGAAATGGCACCTCCTGTTGGACTTGGTTCAGGGCCTCGTTTTCAAGCTTCAGGACCAAG GCCTACCTCTAACTTTGGTGACTCTAGTGGGGATGTAAGCCACACAAATCCTTGGCGTCCAGCTACTTCACGAAACGTAGGCCCACCTAGTAACACTGGGATCCGTGGTGCCGGTAGTGACTTTTCCCCTAAACCAGGTCAAGCAACATTGCCTTCAAATCAG GGTGGCCCGTTAGGTGGTTATGGTGTTCCTCCCCTTAACCCTCTCCCAGTCCCTGGAGTTTCATCTTCTGCCACATTGCAACAG CAAAATCGGGCAGCTGGCCAGCATATAACACCATTAAAAAAACCTCTTCACAGTCCACAGGGTCTCCCTCTCCCCCTCCGTCCGCAAACTAATTTCCCTGGGGCCCAGGCACCCTTGCAGAATCCTTATGCTTATAGCAGCCAGTTGCCTACCTCTCAGCTGCCACCACAGCAAAACATCAGTCGTGCAACTGCTCCTCAAACTCCTTTGAACATTAATCTACGGCCAACAACTGTGTCTTCTGCAACTGTTCAATTTCCCCCTCGTTCCCAGCAGCAACCGCTACAAAAGATGCAACATCCTCCTTCTGAGCTAGCTCAGCTCTTGTCGCAGCAAACTCAGAGTCTACAAGCAACATTCCAATCGTCTCAGCAAGCAATTTCTCAGCTGCAGCAGCAGGTGCAGTCTATGCagcaaccaaaccaaaatttacCACTCTCACAGAATGGCCGAGCTGGTAAACAACAG TGGGCTGGATCTGCAATTCCAAGAGTGGCTAGCACCACTGGTTCGACACCAGTGAGCTATGTGCAAACAGCTGCACCTGCAGTAAGTCAGAGCGTAGGTTCTGTCAAATGTACCTGGACCGAGCATACCTCGCCTGATggatttaaatattattacaatGGTCTAACGGGTGAAAGCAAG TGGGAAAAACCTGAGGAAATGATAGTGTTCGAACGAGAGCAACAGAAACAGCAACAACATCAAGAGAAGCCAACTATACAGCAGTCCCAGACCCAATTACAGCCGTTGCAgcaacaaccacaacaagtTCAGCAGCAATATCAGGGCCAGCAATTACAGCAGCCGTTTTATTCTTCACTG TATCCAACTCCAGGGGCCAGCCATAATACTCAG TATCCATCATTGCCAGTAGGTCAAAATAGCCAG TTTCCTATGTCAGGAATTGGTCAGAATGCTCAG GATTATGCTCGGACACATATACCCGTGGGAGCTGCTTCAATGAATGATATATCAAGAACTCAACAG AGCCGTCAATCTCCCCAAGAACTCATGTGGAAGAATAAAGCTTGA
- the FCA gene encoding flowering time control protein FCA (FCA; CONTAINS InterPro DOMAIN/s: RNA recognition motif, RNP-1 (InterPro:IPR000504), Ribonucleoprotein, BRUNO-like (InterPro:IPR015903), Paraneoplastic encephalomyelitis antigen (InterPro:IPR002343), Nucleotide-binding, alpha-beta plait (InterPro:IPR012677); BEST Arabidopsis thaliana protein match is: flowering time control protein-related / FCA gamma-related (TAIR:AT2G47310.1); Has 30201 Blast hits to 17322 proteins in 780 species: Archae - 12; Bacteria - 1396; Metazoa - 17338; Fungi - 3422; Plants - 5037; Viruses - 0; Other Eukaryotes - 2996 (source: NCBI BLink).), translating to MNGPPDRVDFKPMGPHHGGSFRPMGFAYDDGFRPMGPNGGVGGEGTRSIVGARYNYPAKYPPSESPDRRRFIGKAMESDYSVRPTTPPVQQPLSGQKRGYPISDHGSFTGTDVSDRSSTVKLFVGSVPRTATEEEIRPYFEQHGNVLEVALIKDKRTGQQQGCCFVKYATSKDADRAIRALHNQITLPGGTGPVQVRYADGERERIGTLEFKLFVGSLNKQATEKEVEEIFLQFGHVEDVYLMRDEYRQSRGCGFVKYSSKETAMAAIDGLNGTYTMRGCNQPLIVRFAEPKRPKPGESREMAPPVGLGSGPRFQASGPRPTSNFGDSSGDVSHTNPWRPATSRNVGPPSNTGIRGAGSDFSPKPGQATLPSNQGGPLGGYGVPPLNPLPVPGVSSSATLQQQNRAAGQHITPLKKPLHSPQGLPLPLRPQTNFPGAQAPLQNPYAYSSQLPTSQLPPQQNISRATAPQTPLNINLRPTTVSSATVQFPPRSQQQPLQKMQHPPSELAQLLSQQTQSLQATFQSSQQAISQLQ from the exons ATGAATGGTCCCCCAGATAGAGTAGATTTTAAGCCTATGGGTCCTCACCATGGTGGAAGTTTTCGGCCTATGGGGTTTGCCTACGATGATGGTTTTCGTCCAATGGGTCCTAACGGTGGTGTGGGAGGAGAAGGGACACGGTCAATTGTTGGAGCTCGGTATAACTATCCCGCGAAGTATCCTCCTTCAGAGAGTCCAGACAGGAGGAGATTTATCGGTAAAGCAATGGAGTCTGATTATTCTGTAAGACCGACTACACCGCCGGTCCAGCAGCCTCTTTCCGGTCAGAAAAGAGGGTATCCTATCTCAGACCATGGCAGCTTTACTGGAACTG ATGTCTCTGATCGTAGCAGTACAGTCAAGCTTTTTGTTGGATCTGTACCAAGGACAgctacagaagaagaa ATCCGTCCCTATTTCGAACAGCATGGAAATGTTCTGGAGGTTGCTCTGATCAAGGACAAGAGAACTGGACAGCAGCAAG GCtgttgttttgtaaaatatgCAACTTCGAAAGATGCGGATAGAGCCATCAGAGCACTGCACAATCAGATCACTCTTCCTGGG GGAACTGGTCCTGTTCAAGTTCGATATGCTGACGGGGAGAGAGAACGCATAG GCACCCTAGAGTTTAAGCTTTTTGTTGGTTCACTAAACAAGCAAGCCACTGAAAAAGAAGTTGAGGAG ATCTTTTTACAATTTGGTCATGTGGAAGATGTCTATCTCATGCGGGATGAATATAGACAGAGTCGTG GATGTGGGTTTGTTAAATATTCAAGCAAAGAGACGGCAATGGCAGCTATCGATGGTCTCAACGGAACTTATACCATGAGA GGTTGCAATCAGCCATTGATTGTTCGGTTTGCTGAGCCAAAGAGGCCTAAACCTGGCGAGTCAAG GGAAATGGCACCTCCTGTTGGACTTGGTTCAGGGCCTCGTTTTCAAGCTTCAGGACCAAG GCCTACCTCTAACTTTGGTGACTCTAGTGGGGATGTAAGCCACACAAATCCTTGGCGTCCAGCTACTTCACGAAACGTAGGCCCACCTAGTAACACTGGGATCCGTGGTGCCGGTAGTGACTTTTCCCCTAAACCAGGTCAAGCAACATTGCCTTCAAATCAG GGTGGCCCGTTAGGTGGTTATGGTGTTCCTCCCCTTAACCCTCTCCCAGTCCCTGGAGTTTCATCTTCTGCCACATTGCAACAG CAAAATCGGGCAGCTGGCCAGCATATAACACCATTAAAAAAACCTCTTCACAGTCCACAGGGTCTCCCTCTCCCCCTCCGTCCGCAAACTAATTTCCCTGGGGCCCAGGCACCCTTGCAGAATCCTTATGCTTATAGCAGCCAGTTGCCTACCTCTCAGCTGCCACCACAGCAAAACATCAGTCGTGCAACTGCTCCTCAAACTCCTTTGAACATTAATCTACGGCCAACAACTGTGTCTTCTGCAACTGTTCAATTTCCCCCTCGTTCCCAGCAGCAACCGCTACAAAAGATGCAACATCCTCCTTCTGAGCTAGCTCAGCTCTTGTCGCAGCAAACTCAGAGTCTACAAGCAACATTCCAATCGTCTCAGCAAGCAATTTCTCAGCTGCAG TAA
- the FCA gene encoding flowering time control protein FCA (FCA; CONTAINS InterPro DOMAIN/s: RNA recognition motif, RNP-1 (InterPro:IPR000504), Ribonucleoprotein, BRUNO-like (InterPro:IPR015903), WW/Rsp5/WWP (InterPro:IPR001202), Nucleotide-binding, alpha-beta plait (InterPro:IPR012677); BEST Arabidopsis thaliana protein match is: flowering time control protein-related / FCA gamma-related (TAIR:AT2G47310.1); Has 30201 Blast hits to 17322 proteins in 780 species: Archae - 12; Bacteria - 1396; Metazoa - 17338; Fungi - 3422; Plants - 5037; Viruses - 0; Other Eukaryotes - 2996 (source: NCBI BLink).), whose amino-acid sequence MRDEYRQSRGCGFVKYSSKETAMAAIDGLNGTYTMRGCNQPLIVRFAEPKRPKPGESREMAPPVGLGSGPRFQASGPRPTSNFGDSSGDVSHTNPWRPATSRNVGPPSNTGIRGAGSDFSPKPGQATLPSNQGGPLGGYGVPPLNPLPVPGVSSSATLQQQNRAAGQHITPLKKPLHSPQGLPLPLRPQTNFPGAQAPLQNPYAYSSQLPTSQLPPQQNISRATAPQTPLNINLRPTTVSSATVQFPPRSQQQPLQKMQHPPSELAQLLSQQTQSLQATFQSSQQAISQLQQQVQSMQQPNQNLPLSQNGRAGKQQWAGSAIPRVASTTGSTPVSYVQTAAPAVSQSVGSVKCTWTEHTSPDGFKYYYNGLTGESKWEKPEEMIVFEREQQKQQQHQEKPTIQQSQTQLQPLQQQPQQVQQQYQGQQLQQPFYSSLYPTPGASHNTQYPSLPVGQNSQFPMSGIGQNAQDYARTHIPVGAASMNDISRTQQSRQSPQELMWKNKA is encoded by the exons ATGCGGGATGAATATAGACAGAGTCGTG GATGTGGGTTTGTTAAATATTCAAGCAAAGAGACGGCAATGGCAGCTATCGATGGTCTCAACGGAACTTATACCATGAGA GGTTGCAATCAGCCATTGATTGTTCGGTTTGCTGAGCCAAAGAGGCCTAAACCTGGCGAGTCAAG GGAAATGGCACCTCCTGTTGGACTTGGTTCAGGGCCTCGTTTTCAAGCTTCAGGACCAAG GCCTACCTCTAACTTTGGTGACTCTAGTGGGGATGTAAGCCACACAAATCCTTGGCGTCCAGCTACTTCACGAAACGTAGGCCCACCTAGTAACACTGGGATCCGTGGTGCCGGTAGTGACTTTTCCCCTAAACCAGGTCAAGCAACATTGCCTTCAAATCAG GGTGGCCCGTTAGGTGGTTATGGTGTTCCTCCCCTTAACCCTCTCCCAGTCCCTGGAGTTTCATCTTCTGCCACATTGCAACAG CAAAATCGGGCAGCTGGCCAGCATATAACACCATTAAAAAAACCTCTTCACAGTCCACAGGGTCTCCCTCTCCCCCTCCGTCCGCAAACTAATTTCCCTGGGGCCCAGGCACCCTTGCAGAATCCTTATGCTTATAGCAGCCAGTTGCCTACCTCTCAGCTGCCACCACAGCAAAACATCAGTCGTGCAACTGCTCCTCAAACTCCTTTGAACATTAATCTACGGCCAACAACTGTGTCTTCTGCAACTGTTCAATTTCCCCCTCGTTCCCAGCAGCAACCGCTACAAAAGATGCAACATCCTCCTTCTGAGCTAGCTCAGCTCTTGTCGCAGCAAACTCAGAGTCTACAAGCAACATTCCAATCGTCTCAGCAAGCAATTTCTCAGCTGCAGCAGCAGGTGCAGTCTATGCagcaaccaaaccaaaatttacCACTCTCACAGAATGGCCGAGCTGGTAAACAACAG TGGGCTGGATCTGCAATTCCAAGAGTGGCTAGCACCACTGGTTCGACACCAGTGAGCTATGTGCAAACAGCTGCACCTGCAGTAAGTCAGAGCGTAGGTTCTGTCAAATGTACCTGGACCGAGCATACCTCGCCTGATggatttaaatattattacaatGGTCTAACGGGTGAAAGCAAG TGGGAAAAACCTGAGGAAATGATAGTGTTCGAACGAGAGCAACAGAAACAGCAACAACATCAAGAGAAGCCAACTATACAGCAGTCCCAGACCCAATTACAGCCGTTGCAgcaacaaccacaacaagtTCAGCAGCAATATCAGGGCCAGCAATTACAGCAGCCGTTTTATTCTTCACTG TATCCAACTCCAGGGGCCAGCCATAATACTCAG TATCCATCATTGCCAGTAGGTCAAAATAGCCAG TTTCCTATGTCAGGAATTGGTCAGAATGCTCAG GATTATGCTCGGACACATATACCCGTGGGAGCTGCTTCAATGAATGATATATCAAGAACTCAACAG AGCCGTCAATCTCCCCAAGAACTCATGTGGAAGAATAAAGCTTGA
- the SPH1 gene encoding S-protein homologue 1 (S-protein homologue 1 (SPH1); FUNCTIONS IN: molecular_function unknown; INVOLVED IN: pollen-pistil interaction; LOCATED IN: endomembrane system; CONTAINS InterPro DOMAIN/s: Plant self-incompatibility S1 (InterPro:IPR010264); BEST Arabidopsis thaliana protein match is: Plant self-incompatibility protein S1 family (TAIR:AT4G29035.1); Has 30201 Blast hits to 17322 proteins in 780 species: Archae - 12; Bacteria - 1396; Metazoa - 17338; Fungi - 3422; Plants - 5037; Viruses - 0; Other Eukaryotes - 2996 (source: NCBI BLink).) yields MNCIKQFLLAICFSLALTCQDHVLVGGTTTRDIIVPKISEWQVTVVNGLTTGETLFIHCKSKEDDLGEINLKFRNRFSWNFGENMLHSTFFWCYMNKDNGHMNVNVFWDDVILFHRCGWKNCIWTAKTDGLYLWNSASGEDVLSRKWEVGW; encoded by the coding sequence ATGAATTGCATCAAACAATTTCTCTTGGCAATTTGCTTTTCTCTGGCCCTAACATGTCAAGACCATGTCTTAGTCGGCGGCACCACCACGAGAGACATTATAGTCCCGAAGATTTCTGAGTGGCAAGTCACGGTTGTTAACGGTTTGACAACTGGTGAAACTCTTTTCATCCATTGTAAATCTAAAGAAGATGATCTAGGTGAAATTAATCTGAAGTTTAGAAATAGATTTTCTTGGAACTTCGGAGAAAATATGCTTcactcaacttttttttggtgctaTATGAACAAAGATAATGGTCATATGAATGTAAACGTGTTTTGGGATGATGTTATCTTGTTCCATAGATGCGGTTGGAAGAATTGCATTTGGACTGCAAAAACTGATGGCCTTTATCTTTGGAATTCAGCGAGCGGTGAAGATGTATTGTCAAGAAAATGGGAAGTTGGATGGTGA